From the Terriglobales bacterium genome, the window AGCTCCGCCGCCATTCCCTGTCAAGGACTGATATGCGCGCTGGTACCAGGCTGGCTAGACCAGAGTGGGCTATACAAATCGAACGTTTGCGTGAACGTCTGCATTTGAATCAGGCAGGCCTTGCGCGTCTGCTCAACGTTTCCCCAATGGCGGTCTCGCGCTGGGAGCGTGCCGTCAACGAACCCGAAGCTGCCTTCTACATTCACATGGGGACTCTCTCCGGAGATCCCGACTGCTGGTACTTCTGGCAGCGTGCAGGACTGCCCGCCAGCGATCTCAAACGCGCCCTGCGCAAATCGAAAAACAGCAAGAGTCCACAGGCCGCCGTTGCCGAGCTGGAAAACCTGGCCGTTCCGCTGCTCGGAGTCAAAGCGGGTACTACCGAACCTGGAGATAACGATCCCAATATCGAGCGGAGTCCGATCGTCGCTAGAGTGATGGCGCCTAGCGATTGGAGCGAGAACAAGCTGAGTGTGCGCTGCCTGCGGGTTGTGGGCGACGGCATGGCTCCCCTGATTTCGGACGGCTCCGTGGTTGCCGTCGATCTGTCGCAATTCGATCCCTCTAAGCTGAACAACATGATTGTCCTCGCGTGGCACAAGGACCATGGCCTACTCATTCGCCGCCTCAAGAGATTTGGAGCCGCTGAAGTGCTCGCCGCCGATGCTGATCGTACTGAAGCCAGCACACTCAGTCTCGATCGCAACTGGCGGGTTCTTGGTCGCGTTGTGTGGTGGCTGTCGCGACCGAAATAGGATCGGCGCGTTCCGTTGTCATCCTGTCTCTCGCTTATGATTTGTGACACTCCATCCTGCTATTCTGATTGTTGAAGATCGTCAACAAGATTGCGTTTGTCGGAGGCATTCTCGCCTCCGGCTATTCAGCTTCTCCTCCCCTCGCTTTAGCATTAGGACTCGCACTTGCGCTAGCACTCGGGAACCCCTTTCCTGAATTTACTTCCCGCTGTTCGAAGTGGCTGCTGCAGATCTCCGTTGTAGGACTTGGTTTTGGCATGAGCCTTACTGAAGTCGTTCATGCCGGGCGCTCTGGTTTTCTTTACACGCTGGTGGGAATCAGTTTTGCAGTAGTGTGCGGACTGCTGCTCGGGCGCGCACTTTCAGTTGAGCGCACGCCGTCGCTCTTGATTTCGGTGGGGACCGCGATCTGCGGAGGAAGTGCTATCGCTGCTGTAGGACCGGTCGTGGACGCCGACGATCACGACATGGCTGTTTCTCTCGGTACTGTGTTCATCTTGAATGCGGTTGCTCTATTCGTGTTTCCCGTCATTGGCCATCGGCTTGCGCTCTCACAAACCCAGTTTGGGATCTGGTCAGCGCTGGCGATTCACGACACGAGTTCAGTCGTCGGCGCCGCCGCCCGGTATGGAAGCGTGGCCTTGGCGGTGGCAACGACCGTGAAACTCACACGCGCCCTCTGGATTGTGCCGGTAACGCTTGCCGTAGCAGCGCTTAACAAGCACAAAGCACGTGTGCAAGTGCCCTGGTTCATTTTGTTTTTTCTGCTGGCGTCGGTTGCGAGGAGCTACTCACCAGAATCCTTCATGCCCGCGTACGCCTTCTCGCTTAGTGCAGCCAAAATTGGATTGGCCGTGACACTGTTTCTAATTGGCAGCGGATTGTCGCGCAAAGCAATCGCCGAAGTGGGAGCGCGTCCGCTGGTGCAGGGAATAGTTCTGTGGGCGATTGTGGCTGCGGGATCGATGTGGCTAGTGCGTTCGGGATTATTTTAGGCACGGCTTCCCGTGCTCGAACGCGGCCTGTCCCGTTGTCCCGCGAGTATAGGGTTCGGGACAACGGGACAAAATAGATTTTGCAATCTAAGCCACTGCTAATCTGAAGGTTAGAGCCATCCAGTTTGCCGGGACAAGACTCGCTTTTTCCGCCTTTTGTCCAGAGCCATTTTTCCTTCCAGATGAAGCTCAAACGCAAAACAAAAAAACTCACGCAGATCGACGCAGATTTTAGGGATTCACGCTGATCGTTCTCCGGGATGATCTCGGATTCATATCGTTTGGGCGTGATGAAGCTTTTCTAGCGGATTCAGCGTTTTCGAATGCGCGCTGTCCCACTGTCCCAGCGCGTATGGGGTTTTGGGACAGTGGGACAGAAGCCCTTCCTCTCAGTAAGTGGTGTGAACTCATGTATTTAGGCGCTGTTTGGATATTGGGACAGTAAGCGTGGTTTTCATGCCTCTGTCGCAAGCCTCTAGTCCTCGAGTTATGGTGCCGAACCGGATCAAAAGCTCACTCCAGCTTCCAAAGAGAAAATCCGCGTGAATCCCTGAGATCCGCGTGCATCTGTGTGAGCTTTTGCTTTTGTTTTTTAGCGCCGATAAATAGCCAAGCCCGTAGCGACCTGAACGATCGACTCCATGCTCCTGCGTGCCGCGGACTTAGCTGCGCTGTTGGGTATGAACAAAACATCCTCATTCTCCAGCGCAATATCGGGAGCTTTAGAGGTCATAATCTCCTTCAGTTGCACTGGAATTTCCTGCAGCTTCCCAGCGTTACGCCGGATAATTCTTACGTTTTTCGTCGACGCGGTGGGATTCACTCCCTGGGCCAGGGCTATGGCCTGCAAGACGGTCAGATTGTCATCGTTATTCATCACATAGCCGCCGGGCGTCTTTACGTCGCCGCTCACGTAAACGATTCCGGCGCGGGACACCATTACGGTGTCTCCGGGCTGGAGGAACGCGTTTTGCGCGAGCGCTTCCTTGGGATCGCGCGACAAAAGGATCGCGTTTCCGGCCGTGGGATGCTCGCGATGACTCACGTAAATCATCTTTCCGGCGCGGTTTGTGGCGCCACCCGCGGCAGATAATGCGTCGAAAAGACGCGGTGAACCGAGCAGCGGATAAATCCCGGGTCGCGTTACCTCTCCCAAAACGGAAATTCCCTGCGTTGCAAATTCTTTTACGAGGATGCCTACATGCGGATCGCGCAAGAATCCACCGCTTACCAGTCGTTGTTCGAGGTCTTTCTGCGCCTGTTCTGGGGTTAGCCCAGCCACCTTTGCGGCTCCAACCAGCGGAACTGTGATCTCTCCAGCGCCACTTATACGCAGAGTCCCACTCAACTCCGGCGCTCCGAATACTTTCAATTCGATCAGATCACCGGGTCCAAGACGCGGATCGGACGCTGCATGAGCGGAAGTCGCATCGTTAGCCACGCTCCCGACACTCTTTTCGACGGAACTAGCGTCATTAACGGCACTTGTTTGAGCAGAATTTTGCGCAAAGAGAAGACCATTGCGGGAATCAATCGAGGGCAGAAAGACGCAGCAAAGCATCACAAAGCGGCGGATAATCATGGGAAGTGCGGGATTCTAGCACGCCGGTCGCGGGTTGGTAGAGACGCAGCATGCTGCGTCTCTACGCGTTAATCCGCGGGTTCGGCGACGAATTCCGGCACGCTAAACGCGCGATGATAATCAATAAACCGCTCTGCGCCCTGGCTTCCCAGGTATTTGTGCAACGATTTGCGGTCGCTATTGCGCAAATCGACGACGATAAGCCCGTCCAGCGTGTCAGAAAAGCGGCCATCAACGTTGAAGGCAAGCACTTCGCCGCCCATTTTTAGGTATTGCTTGAGCAGAATCGGGATCCCTTTGCCGTCAAATTCGAATTCCGAAATGGACCCCGAGAGCTCTTCCGGATCGCGAACGAGGCGGTTAAAAGCGCTAATATCCCAATGTTTGAGCCTTGCAGAGCGGAAAGCGCGCCTTGGCTGCACCATTGCGGCCAACGGATGCGTCGCAAACTGCGCCTGAAAGAACTGATACATCAGCGTTCGCGACGCTGGAGCGTACGAATTCGAGATGCTAACCGCGCCAAACAGCACCGGATGCGCCGGATTCAGCGCAACATAGCGTCCAATAGCC encodes:
- a CDS encoding polysaccharide biosynthesis/export family protein; the encoded protein is MANDATSAHAASDPRLGPGDLIELKVFGAPELSGTLRISGAGEITVPLVGAAKVAGLTPEQAQKDLEQRLVSGGFLRDPHVGILVKEFATQGISVLGEVTRPGIYPLLGSPRLFDALSAAGGATNRAGKMIYVSHREHPTAGNAILLSRDPKEALAQNAFLQPGDTVMVSRAGIVYVSGDVKTPGGYVMNNDDNLTVLQAIALAQGVNPTASTKNVRIIRRNAGKLQEIPVQLKEIMTSKAPDIALENEDVLFIPNSAAKSAARRSMESIVQVATGLAIYRR
- a CDS encoding S24 family peptidase, which encodes MRAGTRLARPEWAIQIERLRERLHLNQAGLARLLNVSPMAVSRWERAVNEPEAAFYIHMGTLSGDPDCWYFWQRAGLPASDLKRALRKSKNSKSPQAAVAELENLAVPLLGVKAGTTEPGDNDPNIERSPIVARVMAPSDWSENKLSVRCLRVVGDGMAPLISDGSVVAVDLSQFDPSKLNNMIVLAWHKDHGLLIRRLKRFGAAEVLAADADRTEASTLSLDRNWRVLGRVVWWLSRPK
- a CDS encoding putative sulfate exporter family transporter; amino-acid sequence: MLKIVNKIAFVGGILASGYSASPPLALALGLALALALGNPFPEFTSRCSKWLLQISVVGLGFGMSLTEVVHAGRSGFLYTLVGISFAVVCGLLLGRALSVERTPSLLISVGTAICGGSAIAAVGPVVDADDHDMAVSLGTVFILNAVALFVFPVIGHRLALSQTQFGIWSALAIHDTSSVVGAAARYGSVALAVATTVKLTRALWIVPVTLAVAALNKHKARVQVPWFILFFLLASVARSYSPESFMPAYAFSLSAAKIGLAVTLFLIGSGLSRKAIAEVGARPLVQGIVLWAIVAAGSMWLVRSGLF